A genomic stretch from Polyangium spumosum includes:
- a CDS encoding S53 family peptidase — protein MVERFVMQRGLRVVDPGSRLEGEKLTGAVKLMAALTLEGPTRSFEGVEHLEGVVHVLRTARVLPAMHAPAYQRRAQAGAGAPASSNHSARQVAELYAYPAPAHCLPGEGQCLGLIEMAGTYSTQDIAHYFETFAPMPVITHVPAGEGPKEPNYTFDVHITMDVELAGTICPGAKIVLYNRHSQDFAIQDLYRVMATAIFDTQNQPSVLSVAWCAPEGADASISEAEEAALNELLVKAALLGITICAPSGDFGSMNPVHASEKQGLPLLVMGPVTCYPAASPLVLACGGTKLIAEGGRIREEVVWNQLAQRWSIEDERGHVVYSGLGGASGGGVSLLNSLPAYQEGLDVPEAVTMTARGTVVQPLERHRGRGIPDIAASADLLHGYHIHFNGQWGSGGATSAASPMLAGLIVRLNQMLGRRLGFINPFLYELQREKKNLFRTTEQGSNGGYDARPGEVWNPCTGLGSPIGENILQALEVLYE, from the coding sequence GTGGTCGAAAGATTCGTGATGCAAAGGGGGCTGCGCGTTGTCGATCCTGGTAGCAGGCTCGAGGGCGAGAAGCTCACGGGCGCGGTGAAGCTCATGGCCGCTCTGACGCTGGAAGGGCCGACGCGCTCATTCGAGGGCGTCGAGCACCTCGAGGGCGTGGTCCACGTTCTCCGGACCGCGCGCGTTCTCCCAGCGATGCACGCCCCCGCATATCAACGCCGGGCGCAAGCCGGCGCCGGAGCTCCCGCGTCGTCGAACCACTCCGCACGGCAGGTCGCAGAGCTCTACGCGTATCCAGCGCCTGCGCATTGCCTCCCCGGCGAAGGGCAATGCCTGGGGCTCATCGAGATGGCTGGCACGTACAGCACGCAGGATATCGCGCACTACTTCGAAACATTCGCCCCGATGCCTGTCATCACGCATGTTCCTGCCGGGGAGGGACCGAAGGAGCCCAACTACACGTTCGACGTGCACATCACCATGGACGTCGAACTCGCGGGGACGATCTGTCCAGGCGCAAAGATTGTCCTTTACAATCGACACTCGCAGGACTTCGCCATTCAGGATCTTTATCGTGTGATGGCGACGGCCATCTTCGATACGCAGAATCAGCCGTCGGTGCTGTCCGTGGCCTGGTGTGCGCCGGAGGGCGCGGACGCCAGTATCAGCGAAGCCGAGGAGGCAGCTCTGAACGAGCTGCTGGTCAAGGCCGCGCTCCTGGGAATCACCATCTGCGCACCCTCTGGCGATTTCGGCTCGATGAATCCGGTCCACGCATCCGAGAAGCAGGGGCTGCCGCTCCTGGTGATGGGTCCGGTCACCTGTTATCCGGCCGCGAGCCCCCTCGTGCTCGCCTGTGGCGGCACCAAGCTCATCGCCGAGGGCGGTCGGATCCGCGAAGAGGTGGTCTGGAACCAGCTAGCACAGCGCTGGAGCATCGAAGACGAGAGGGGCCATGTCGTCTACAGCGGTCTCGGCGGCGCGAGTGGCGGGGGCGTCAGTCTTCTGAATTCGCTCCCCGCCTATCAGGAAGGCCTGGACGTGCCCGAAGCCGTGACGATGACCGCTCGGGGCACGGTGGTGCAGCCGCTCGAGCGCCACCGCGGGCGCGGAATCCCGGACATCGCGGCGAGCGCCGATCTGCTCCACGGCTATCACATCCACTTTAATGGTCAATGGGGCTCCGGCGGAGCCACGAGCGCCGCCTCGCCGATGCTGGCCGGGCTCATCGTCCGGCTCAACCAGATGCTGGGCCGCAGGCTGGGGTTCATCAACCCCTTCCTCTACGAGCTACAACGCGAAAAAAAGAATCTGTTCCGCACCACCGAGCAGGGCAGCAACGGCGGCTACGACGCGCGCCCGGGGGAGGTGTGGAACCCGTGCACGGGCCTCGGCTCTCCCATCGGGGAAAACATCCTGCAGGCGCTCGAAGTGCTGTACGAATAG
- a CDS encoding ATP-binding protein, whose protein sequence is MPTLVYNPGEPDERSFPIGEASVTIGRAEDQGIYIPHKSLSRSHARIEPSEGRFFVVDLESKNGTLVNGMRVKRKEIKHGDTVTLGDLDLLFRVEDTQDADRFVGTHHTLPQATRALLRSPIARLVGEPGTAGSQDPGARAHGRLRILMEVAKLLPVSDDIDSLLRRTLDLVFQILDVDRGVILLIDEQTRALVPRVMKTAQPAQGDLPIYSENIVEYVLRKSVAALFADAVSDARLGSARSVVVQSIRASMCVPLKPRDDVIGVLYVDNLRATHLFSEDDLDFLVAFASQVAVAIENARLYRRVEQETVARMQLIMEAKLASLGAMVSGIAHELRNPLHFMMNFAEISTGLAADLAEALRAHGHRFPDDARTELDELLGDLVENTRRISEHGRRASTIIQNMTQHARRTAGAREAADLNTVVTESVHLARKGPHGAGLELKVVAEYDPAIGPVEMVTHDMGRVFLNVVENALDAMREKQRERGPGYVPELRVSTAGRGDQVEVHIRDNGTGIPKRLEERIFEPFFTTKPSGQGTGLGLSLSHEIVVLGHQGSMRVETVPGEFAEFVITIPRGAGGMSRR, encoded by the coding sequence ATGCCGACGTTGGTCTACAACCCTGGTGAGCCGGACGAGCGCTCCTTCCCCATCGGGGAGGCCTCCGTGACGATCGGTCGCGCGGAGGACCAGGGCATCTACATCCCACACAAGAGCCTGTCGCGGAGCCACGCGCGCATCGAGCCTTCGGAGGGGCGGTTCTTCGTCGTCGATCTGGAGAGCAAGAACGGCACGCTCGTCAACGGCATGCGCGTCAAGCGCAAGGAGATCAAGCACGGCGACACGGTCACGCTCGGCGATCTCGATTTGCTGTTCCGGGTCGAGGACACGCAAGATGCGGACAGGTTCGTCGGGACGCACCACACGTTGCCCCAGGCGACGCGCGCGCTCTTGCGCAGCCCCATCGCGCGGCTCGTCGGCGAGCCTGGCACGGCAGGGAGCCAGGATCCCGGGGCGCGAGCGCACGGGCGGCTGCGGATCCTGATGGAGGTCGCCAAGCTGCTCCCGGTCTCGGACGACATCGATTCGCTCCTCCGAAGGACGCTCGACCTCGTCTTCCAGATCCTCGACGTCGATCGGGGCGTGATCCTCTTGATCGACGAGCAGACGCGCGCGCTCGTGCCGCGCGTGATGAAGACCGCGCAGCCCGCGCAGGGTGATCTGCCGATTTACAGCGAGAACATCGTCGAGTACGTCCTGCGCAAGAGCGTCGCGGCGCTCTTCGCCGACGCCGTCAGCGACGCGCGCCTCGGCTCGGCCCGGTCCGTCGTCGTGCAGTCGATCCGCGCGTCGATGTGCGTGCCGCTGAAGCCGAGGGACGACGTCATCGGCGTGCTCTACGTCGACAACCTCCGCGCGACGCACCTCTTCTCCGAGGACGATCTCGATTTTCTCGTCGCCTTCGCGAGCCAGGTGGCCGTCGCCATCGAGAACGCGCGGCTGTACCGGCGCGTCGAGCAGGAGACGGTCGCGCGGATGCAGCTCATCATGGAGGCGAAGCTCGCGTCGCTCGGCGCGATGGTGTCGGGCATCGCGCACGAGCTCAGAAACCCGCTGCATTTCATGATGAACTTCGCCGAGATCTCCACGGGCCTGGCCGCCGATCTCGCGGAGGCGCTGCGCGCGCATGGCCATCGGTTCCCGGACGACGCGCGTACGGAGCTGGACGAGCTCCTGGGCGATCTGGTCGAAAACACGCGCCGGATCAGCGAACACGGGCGGCGGGCGAGCACGATCATCCAGAACATGACGCAGCACGCGCGCCGGACGGCAGGCGCGCGCGAGGCCGCCGACCTGAACACCGTGGTGACGGAGAGCGTGCACCTCGCCCGCAAAGGGCCCCACGGGGCCGGGCTCGAGCTGAAGGTGGTGGCGGAATACGATCCGGCAATCGGGCCCGTGGAAATGGTGACCCACGACATGGGCCGGGTCTTCCTCAACGTGGTCGAGAATGCGCTCGACGCGATGCGGGAGAAGCAGCGCGAACGGGGCCCGGGCTACGTGCCCGAGCTGCGCGTCTCCACGGCAGGGCGCGGAGACCAGGTCGAGGTGCACATCCGCGACAATGGTACGGGCATCCCGAAGCGGCTCGAGGAGCGGATCTTCGAGCCATTCTTCACGACGAAGCCGTCGGGGCAGGGGACGGGGCTCGGGCTCTCGCTGAGCCACGAGATCGTCGTGCTGGGACATCAAGGCTCGATGCGGGTGGAGACGGTGCCGGGGGAGTTCGCGGAGTTCGTGATCACCATCCCGAGGGGCGCGGGGGGAATGTCGAGGCGGTGA
- a CDS encoding ammonia-forming cytochrome c nitrite reductase subunit c552, protein MDDKERSTPPPSARRRAVKYLIAIAALSGVTIFALAALVVTMYERKDEAKTPYVRLVEVGETTTDPVQWGKNWPRQFDSYQRTVDATHTQYGGSEGSIPESRLEADPWLKRMFAGYAFALDFRERRGHAYMLYDQEQTKRITERPQPGACLHCHASVVPTWRRVGLEAVGKALPDAQGFDWPAVMRGFEKMSTIPYQEAHAELLRTPDGTPAGAPLAEQAGEAHPVSCVDCHDPETMALRVTRPGFVRGIQSLAQSDAPTPHLPSIERWRKGDRKSPYDPNVDATRQEMRSFACAQCHVEYYCGPKTTLFFPWSKGLRAEDIEAHYDETRFPDGKPFMDFVHAETGAPIYKAQHPEFETWSQGVHARSGVSCADCHMPYKREGATKVSDHWVRSPLLNVSRACQTCHPHPEDELLARVKTTQDRTHALMGRAGKALTDMLDAIKAAKAAGATDEALKPVLDLQRKAQWRLDFVNAENSMGFHADQETARLLGESIDDCRKAHVQALGIVAQGNAPPPAAPPPAAPAP, encoded by the coding sequence ATGGATGACAAAGAGCGTTCGACCCCGCCGCCGTCGGCCCGCCGCCGAGCCGTCAAATACCTCATCGCCATCGCGGCGCTCTCGGGGGTGACCATCTTCGCCCTGGCCGCCCTCGTCGTCACGATGTACGAGCGCAAGGACGAGGCGAAGACCCCGTACGTCCGTCTGGTCGAGGTCGGCGAAACCACGACGGATCCGGTGCAGTGGGGGAAGAACTGGCCGCGCCAGTTCGACTCGTACCAGCGCACGGTCGACGCCACGCATACGCAATACGGCGGATCGGAGGGGAGCATCCCGGAGTCGCGCCTGGAGGCGGATCCGTGGCTGAAGCGGATGTTCGCCGGATATGCCTTCGCCCTGGATTTCCGCGAGCGTCGGGGCCACGCCTACATGCTCTACGACCAGGAGCAAACGAAGCGTATCACCGAGAGGCCCCAGCCGGGCGCCTGCCTGCATTGCCACGCGTCGGTCGTGCCCACCTGGCGGCGGGTCGGCCTCGAAGCCGTCGGCAAGGCGCTGCCCGACGCGCAGGGCTTCGATTGGCCCGCGGTGATGCGGGGATTCGAGAAGATGAGCACGATCCCCTATCAGGAGGCCCACGCGGAGCTGCTCCGCACGCCCGATGGGACACCCGCCGGGGCTCCGCTCGCCGAGCAGGCCGGGGAGGCGCATCCCGTCTCCTGCGTGGACTGCCACGACCCGGAGACGATGGCCCTGCGGGTGACGCGCCCGGGGTTCGTCCGCGGCATTCAATCACTCGCGCAGAGCGACGCGCCCACGCCGCACCTGCCGAGCATCGAGCGCTGGCGCAAGGGCGACCGGAAATCCCCCTACGATCCGAACGTGGACGCCACGCGCCAGGAGATGCGCTCGTTCGCCTGCGCCCAGTGCCACGTGGAGTATTATTGCGGGCCGAAGACCACGCTGTTTTTCCCGTGGTCGAAGGGGCTGCGCGCCGAGGACATCGAGGCGCACTACGACGAGACGCGTTTTCCCGACGGCAAGCCGTTCATGGATTTCGTTCACGCCGAGACCGGCGCGCCCATTTACAAGGCGCAACACCCGGAGTTCGAGACGTGGAGCCAGGGCGTTCACGCCCGCAGCGGCGTTTCGTGCGCCGATTGCCACATGCCCTACAAGCGCGAGGGCGCGACGAAGGTCTCCGACCACTGGGTGCGCAGCCCGCTGCTCAATGTCTCCCGCGCTTGCCAGACCTGCCATCCCCACCCCGAGGACGAGCTGCTCGCCCGCGTGAAGACGACGCAGGACCGGACGCACGCGTTGATGGGGCGCGCCGGCAAGGCGCTCACGGACATGCTGGACGCCATCAAGGCCGCCAAGGCCGCCGGAGCCACGGACGAAGCGCTGAAGCCCGTGCTCGACCTCCAGCGCAAGGCGCAATGGCGGCTGGATTTCGTGAACGCGGAGAACTCGATGGGCTTCCACGCGGATCAGGAGACGGCGCGCCTGCTCGGCGAGTCGATCGATGATTGCCGAAAGGCCCACGTCCAGGCGCTCGGCATCGTCGCGCAGGGAAATGCCCCGCCTCCTGCGGCGCCGCCGCCCGCGGCGCCCGCGCCCTGA
- the nrfH gene encoding cytochrome c nitrite reductase small subunit, with translation MRAGPGRWAWVVAALVGGVAGLGFFAFDYGEGLSYFSPDPRACANCHVMHEHYASWQKGGHHQAAACVDCHLPHDFVGKYLAKAENGFWHSKGFVFMDFHEPIRIKESNSEILQASCLRCHGEFVHELVSGSRSVNEDAVLCVHCHRGVGHGARY, from the coding sequence ATGAGAGCCGGACCGGGACGATGGGCGTGGGTGGTCGCGGCGCTCGTGGGCGGCGTCGCGGGCCTCGGGTTCTTCGCGTTCGATTACGGCGAGGGGCTCAGCTACTTCTCCCCCGATCCGCGGGCCTGCGCGAATTGCCACGTCATGCACGAGCATTACGCGTCGTGGCAGAAGGGCGGCCACCATCAGGCCGCGGCGTGCGTCGATTGCCACCTGCCGCACGACTTCGTCGGGAAATACCTCGCGAAAGCGGAGAATGGATTCTGGCATTCGAAGGGGTTCGTCTTCATGGACTTCCACGAGCCCATACGAATCAAGGAGAGCAACAGCGAGATCCTCCAGGCGTCGTGCCTGCGGTGCCACGGCGAATTCGTGCACGAGCTCGTCTCCGGCAGCCGCAGCGTGAACGAGGACGCGGTCCTCTGCGTGCATTGCCACCGAGGCGTCGGCCACGGCGCCCGTTATTGA
- a CDS encoding CDP-alcohol phosphatidyltransferase family protein, whose translation MPPLRYFVPNGFTGLSLLLGLGSVVMSAEGNFRLAAWMILWGVLLDKLDGSAARLLDATSKFGVEFDSFADFVVFGIAPAALIYYRLLPIGPFLGWEKHALMGVSGLYALALAVRLARFNVMTGGESIFFGLPGTLMGAIIASGFLTWDKYGLPERTLIYSPAVLVIAAGLMVSSVRLPKLKLRKNKVFNAFTVCNVVGAYLCAPLRILPEYLFGIALVYTVGGVVYCLMNPSVGLEAEPESSPDPAPAERLA comes from the coding sequence GTGCCGCCGCTTCGTTACTTCGTACCCAATGGGTTCACCGGGCTTTCGCTTCTCCTCGGCCTCGGCTCCGTCGTGATGAGCGCGGAGGGCAACTTCCGCCTCGCGGCGTGGATGATCCTCTGGGGGGTGCTCCTCGACAAACTCGACGGCAGCGCCGCGCGCCTGCTCGACGCGACGAGCAAGTTCGGCGTCGAGTTCGACAGCTTCGCCGACTTCGTGGTCTTCGGCATCGCCCCGGCGGCGCTGATCTACTACCGGCTCCTGCCGATCGGGCCCTTCCTCGGCTGGGAGAAACACGCGCTCATGGGGGTGTCGGGCCTCTACGCGCTCGCGCTCGCCGTGCGCCTCGCGCGCTTCAACGTGATGACCGGCGGCGAGAGCATCTTCTTCGGCCTGCCCGGCACGTTGATGGGCGCCATCATCGCCTCGGGTTTCCTCACGTGGGACAAGTACGGGTTGCCCGAGCGAACGCTCATTTATAGCCCCGCGGTGCTGGTGATCGCCGCGGGCCTCATGGTGAGCTCGGTCCGCCTTCCGAAGCTCAAGCTGCGCAAGAACAAGGTCTTCAACGCGTTCACGGTGTGCAACGTCGTGGGGGCCTACCTCTGCGCGCCGCTCCGGATCCTGCCCGAGTACCTCTTCGGGATCGCCCTCGTCTACACCGTGGGCGGGGTCGTGTATTGCCTGATGAACCCGAGCGTCGGTCTGGAAGCCGAACCCGAGTCGTCCCCCGATCCCGCCCCCGCCGAGCGCCTCGCCTGA
- a CDS encoding class I SAM-dependent methyltransferase, with product MSTRKGLRLAAILSASFVLSACGGAPAPAPEASPPPAAKADASQGIKRIRADADKLAPLVRSDLARRFLAAAPSLPAVAPRTLFAGTDKERVVDEEFYYHTRYGSPLAYTRALDVLGEAGATLPPGSRFFDFGYGGAGHLRMLASLGVHAAGVDVDPLLAALYAAPGDQGPIPGLSGAPGSVRLLHGGWPGDPELRAALAGPFDVIVSKNVLKKGYIHPDRPADEKMLIRLGVDDATFLRAVFDALRPGGFFLIYNICPAPTPPDKPFVPWSDGRSPFPREAYLAAGFEVRDIDRDDTEAIRKLGRALGWDQGEDAMDLENDLSVLYTLATRR from the coding sequence ATGTCGACGCGAAAGGGCCTCCGCCTCGCCGCCATTCTCTCGGCCTCGTTTGTCCTCTCGGCGTGCGGCGGCGCCCCCGCCCCCGCCCCCGAAGCCTCCCCCCCGCCCGCGGCGAAGGCCGACGCCTCGCAGGGCATCAAACGCATCCGGGCCGACGCGGACAAACTCGCCCCGCTCGTCCGCTCGGATCTCGCGCGCCGGTTCCTCGCGGCCGCGCCTTCGCTCCCGGCGGTCGCGCCGCGCACGTTGTTTGCCGGCACGGACAAAGAGCGCGTCGTCGACGAGGAATTTTATTACCACACGAGGTATGGTTCGCCGCTCGCATACACGCGCGCGCTCGACGTGCTCGGCGAGGCGGGGGCCACGCTCCCGCCGGGGTCGCGATTCTTCGATTTCGGGTACGGCGGCGCGGGGCACCTCCGGATGCTCGCGAGCCTCGGCGTCCATGCGGCCGGCGTCGACGTCGATCCGCTGCTCGCCGCGCTTTATGCCGCGCCCGGCGATCAAGGCCCGATCCCCGGCCTCTCCGGCGCGCCCGGGTCGGTCCGGCTCCTTCACGGGGGCTGGCCGGGCGACCCCGAGCTCCGCGCGGCGCTGGCCGGGCCGTTCGACGTCATCGTCTCGAAGAACGTCCTCAAGAAAGGGTACATTCACCCGGACAGACCGGCGGACGAGAAGATGCTCATCCGGCTCGGCGTGGACGACGCCACCTTCCTCCGCGCGGTCTTCGACGCGCTCCGCCCCGGGGGGTTTTTCCTGATCTACAACATCTGCCCGGCCCCGACGCCTCCGGACAAACCCTTCGTGCCCTGGTCCGACGGGCGCTCGCCGTTCCCGCGCGAGGCCTACCTGGCGGCGGGGTTCGAGGTGCGCGACATCGATCGGGACGACACCGAGGCGATCCGAAAGCTCGGTCGCGCCCTCGGCTGGGACCAGGGCGAGGACGCGATGGACCTCGAGAACGACCTCTCCGTGCTCTACACCCTCGCGACGCGCCGCTGA
- the deoD gene encoding purine-nucleoside phosphorylase — MSTIHISAAPGDFADVVLMPGDPLRARYIAERFLEEPREVTAVRNMLGFTGHYQGQRVSVMGHGMGIPSISIYATELIRHYGVRVLVRVGSCGALRPEVDLNDVIVALAAGTDSRVNRVRFLEHDFPAVADFNLARRAMEIAERRGQTVRAGSVFSSDLFYMPDVALLHATLVRMGMLAIEMEVAGLYGVAAEQGARALALLSVADHLPTGRALSSADRETSFHTMMEIALELAAVEAAAMAPR; from the coding sequence ATGTCCACCATCCACATCTCCGCGGCGCCGGGCGATTTCGCCGACGTGGTCCTCATGCCGGGGGATCCGCTCCGCGCCCGCTACATCGCCGAGCGTTTCCTGGAAGAGCCGCGCGAGGTGACGGCCGTGCGCAACATGCTCGGCTTCACCGGCCATTACCAGGGGCAACGTGTCTCGGTGATGGGGCACGGGATGGGTATCCCGTCGATCTCGATCTACGCGACGGAGCTCATCCGCCATTACGGCGTGCGTGTCCTCGTCCGCGTGGGGAGCTGCGGCGCGCTCCGGCCGGAGGTCGACCTGAACGACGTGATCGTGGCCCTCGCCGCGGGGACGGACTCTCGTGTCAATCGTGTCCGTTTCCTCGAGCACGATTTCCCGGCCGTCGCCGATTTCAATTTGGCGCGGCGGGCGATGGAGATCGCCGAGCGCCGCGGCCAGACCGTCCGGGCGGGCTCGGTGTTCAGCTCGGATCTCTTTTACATGCCGGATGTCGCGCTGCTGCACGCGACGCTCGTGCGGATGGGCATGCTCGCGATCGAGATGGAGGTGGCGGGCCTCTATGGCGTGGCCGCCGAGCAAGGCGCGCGGGCGCTCGCGTTGCTTTCGGTCGCGGATCACCTGCCGACGGGCCGGGCGCTCTCCTCCGCGGATCGCGAGACCAGCTTCCATACGATGATGGAGATCGCGCTCGAGCTCGCGGCCGTCGAGGCAGCCGCCATGGCGCCGCGATAG
- a CDS encoding putative signal transducing protein: MYIVASLDLATPRLRAARAGNKGLTPGAEARILASRGRMKFCPNVACSHRQRTGTPAEYDVDRPDCADCGVELVDGPAYDAAPSSEPATRPLPPGFLSRVGVTAFALAIAIAGVRLVPLPGIDPAALPPRASLINLSVFAIGLQPVLTAALLVELVAWSVPALRPLRHAGPEGREKLGRAMIVLAMGFTLIHAYGISTLVDSLRLDASRLAVMGSLLGGTSLLVLLASWVTRRGLGNGFALLYLFPKLVDEGVLLHGVLSGTFTGEPPTAAEIVRIFAIPALLVAATIACARWPASRDERVRARPAGAEPYRRGAGPTGAEPPPLRLPTSGIAPALVPGSLGGLLWLLSTIGLIPYAVGDWYFQQNGAPLVVQLVLTTALVVAFGWGFQTPTAREAIWRRVREVAPASRPLDEGNTEILAALRMSILPLCVFVILPMFVDVGPGTSAFFLPLVTMFVLDFVAEARARMQIEGELVSVWPEHRVFAADMAAAALRSEGIPVLLRGIHYRTMARFAHPFVPIEVMVPASRAEEATRIVRQILLGEAPPPAVLQDEPTPPAAPKKKKRKKKPADDEATA; this comes from the coding sequence GTGTACATCGTTGCATCACTCGACCTCGCGACGCCCAGGCTACGCGCAGCGCGCGCCGGGAACAAGGGCTTGACGCCGGGGGCCGAGGCGCGGATCCTCGCTTCGAGGGGACGCATGAAGTTTTGCCCGAACGTCGCGTGTTCGCATCGGCAGCGCACCGGAACGCCGGCCGAATACGACGTGGATCGACCGGACTGCGCCGATTGCGGGGTCGAGCTCGTCGACGGACCGGCATACGACGCGGCTCCTTCGTCCGAGCCCGCGACGCGCCCGCTCCCGCCGGGTTTCTTGTCGCGGGTCGGGGTGACGGCCTTTGCGCTCGCCATCGCGATCGCCGGGGTGAGGCTCGTGCCCTTGCCTGGAATCGATCCGGCCGCCCTGCCGCCCCGCGCGTCGCTCATCAACCTGAGCGTGTTCGCGATCGGGCTCCAGCCCGTCTTGACCGCGGCGCTGCTCGTCGAGCTCGTCGCGTGGAGCGTCCCTGCCCTGCGCCCCCTCCGGCACGCGGGCCCCGAGGGCCGCGAGAAGCTCGGGCGGGCCATGATCGTGCTGGCCATGGGATTCACGCTCATCCACGCGTACGGTATTTCGACGCTCGTCGATTCGCTGAGGCTCGACGCGTCACGGCTCGCCGTGATGGGCAGCCTGCTCGGTGGGACCAGCTTGCTCGTGCTCCTCGCGTCGTGGGTGACGCGGCGAGGCCTCGGCAATGGATTCGCGTTGCTCTACCTGTTCCCGAAGCTCGTCGACGAGGGCGTGCTCCTCCACGGGGTCCTCTCGGGCACGTTCACGGGCGAGCCGCCCACGGCGGCCGAGATCGTTCGTATCTTCGCCATTCCCGCCTTGCTCGTGGCCGCGACGATAGCTTGTGCGCGCTGGCCTGCCTCCCGGGATGAGCGGGTGCGCGCGAGACCGGCAGGCGCGGAGCCTTATCGACGAGGCGCCGGCCCGACGGGCGCAGAGCCGCCGCCGCTCCGGCTGCCCACGAGCGGCATCGCGCCCGCGCTCGTCCCCGGGAGCCTCGGGGGGCTGCTCTGGCTGCTGTCGACCATCGGCCTCATCCCCTACGCCGTCGGCGACTGGTATTTCCAGCAAAACGGCGCGCCCCTCGTGGTCCAGCTCGTCCTCACGACCGCCCTCGTCGTGGCCTTCGGATGGGGATTCCAGACGCCGACTGCCCGTGAAGCCATCTGGCGCCGCGTCCGCGAGGTCGCGCCCGCGAGCCGGCCGCTCGACGAAGGGAACACCGAGATCCTCGCGGCCCTTCGCATGAGCATTTTGCCGCTCTGCGTCTTCGTGATCTTGCCGATGTTCGTGGACGTGGGCCCGGGGACGAGCGCGTTTTTCCTCCCGCTCGTGACCATGTTCGTCCTCGATTTCGTGGCCGAGGCCCGGGCCCGCATGCAAATCGAGGGCGAGCTCGTCTCGGTCTGGCCGGAGCACCGCGTCTTCGCGGCGGACATGGCCGCCGCCGCCCTGCGCAGCGAAGGGATCCCGGTCCTTTTGCGCGGCATCCATTACCGGACGATGGCGCGATTCGCCCACCCGTTTGTCCCCATCGAGGTGATGGTCCCCGCATCCCGCGCCGAGGAGGCGACGCGTATCGTGCGACAAATCCTGCTCGGCGAAGCCCCGCCGCCGGCGGTTTTGCAGGACGAACCCACCCCGCCCGCGGCGCCGAAGAAGAAAAAACGCAAGAAGAAGCCGGCCGACGACGAAGCGACGGCGTGA
- a CDS encoding fibro-slime domain-containing protein yields the protein MGTTVRALLLLALLAGCGARTELHVCRVEGEERECETICGKGVETCVLGQWEGCTAPRPSSTIPIEVTIRDFSASHPDMEEAAIGLDLGIVRTNLGGDGKPVYAGEPTTPTTSGAANFDSWYRDVPGVNASTSFSLELASSPAAPNLYQFNAPDFFPIDGQLLGNEGNPHNFHFTLEMRVPFRYVGGESLTFRGDDDLWVFLNDRLAIDLGGVHATESRTILLDDEAETLGLTKGEVFPFALFFAERHTSGSNFYLETTIAEFDVCPE from the coding sequence ATGGGGACGACCGTTCGTGCTCTCCTCCTCCTCGCCCTCCTCGCCGGCTGCGGCGCGCGCACCGAGCTCCACGTCTGCCGGGTGGAGGGCGAGGAGCGTGAATGCGAGACCATCTGCGGCAAGGGCGTGGAGACGTGTGTCCTCGGGCAATGGGAGGGCTGCACGGCGCCGAGGCCCTCGTCGACGATCCCCATCGAGGTGACGATCCGCGATTTCAGCGCCTCCCACCCCGACATGGAGGAGGCCGCGATCGGGCTCGATCTGGGGATCGTCCGGACGAACCTCGGCGGCGACGGCAAGCCCGTCTACGCGGGGGAGCCCACGACACCCACGACGAGCGGCGCGGCGAACTTCGATTCATGGTATCGCGACGTCCCCGGGGTCAACGCCTCGACGTCGTTTTCGCTCGAGCTCGCGTCGAGCCCGGCCGCGCCGAACCTGTATCAGTTCAACGCGCCCGACTTTTTCCCGATCGACGGGCAGCTCCTCGGGAACGAGGGAAACCCGCACAATTTTCATTTCACGCTGGAGATGAGGGTGCCCTTCCGGTACGTCGGCGGCGAGTCGCTCACGTTTCGCGGCGACGACGACCTCTGGGTCTTCCTCAACGACAGGCTCGCCATCGACCTCGGGGGCGTGCACGCGACCGAGAGCCGGACGATCCTCCTCGACGACGAGGCTGAAACCCTGGGCCTCACGAAAGGCGAGGTGTTTCCGTTCGCGCTCTTCTTCGCCGAGCGGCACACGTCGGGGTCGAATTTCTACCTCGAAACGACGATCGCCGAGTTCGACGTCTGCCCGGAGTGA